A genomic window from Archaeoglobus profundus DSM 5631 includes:
- a CDS encoding Coenzyme F420 hydrogenase/dehydrogenase, beta subunit C-terminal domain: protein MMQRLLSKYVAHHVNSDNCVGCRMCVDACPSGALSSKFNGSILTIILNSELCTGCGSCVDICPFNALELVPREEVKEFKIEIDILRPEKIEKKKYYMIARKVVDVSYCTGCGACTVCPPNGIIWKDGVVDFPDWVKICRDCAICIKVCQRYNSVFKSGVGEVIEVKGARSKRFKGQDGAMVSEFIACALEMGIIDTALMVSRDERWKPIIVHVKHPDQLKSERITGTKYSLAPVLPELNKVIKRAGRLAIVGTPCIITGLRLLQKEIPLYNKVKLAVSLFCMENFRYSSLMEFLREKNIDATKVKKFDIKKGKFIVEMVDGVFDCPIKELEEHVSNGCNYCLDFAGVDSDVSIGSVGSPDGYSTVLIRSETAKNIYDYMISKGYIEECEANLKAVEKLCRFKAKKALRKEEEGV from the coding sequence ATGATGCAAAGGCTACTGAGCAAATACGTGGCGCATCACGTAAATTCGGACAACTGTGTTGGATGTAGGATGTGCGTAGATGCTTGTCCAAGCGGAGCTCTAAGTTCAAAGTTCAATGGGAGCATTCTCACGATAATACTTAACAGCGAGTTATGCACGGGTTGTGGATCTTGTGTGGACATTTGCCCATTCAACGCACTTGAACTCGTTCCTAGAGAGGAAGTTAAAGAGTTCAAGATAGAGATAGATATCTTGAGACCCGAAAAAATTGAGAAAAAGAAGTATTATATGATTGCTAGAAAGGTCGTCGACGTAAGCTACTGCACAGGTTGCGGTGCTTGTACAGTCTGCCCTCCAAATGGAATAATATGGAAGGATGGAGTAGTTGATTTCCCTGACTGGGTTAAGATTTGTAGGGATTGTGCGATCTGCATAAAGGTCTGCCAAAGATACAATTCAGTTTTCAAAAGCGGCGTAGGAGAGGTAATTGAAGTTAAAGGGGCTAGATCTAAGAGGTTTAAGGGACAGGACGGAGCTATGGTTTCAGAATTTATAGCATGTGCACTCGAAATGGGTATTATAGATACGGCACTCATGGTCAGCAGGGATGAGAGGTGGAAACCAATAATCGTTCATGTAAAACATCCGGATCAGCTGAAAAGCGAAAGAATTACTGGAACGAAGTACAGCTTAGCACCGGTTTTACCCGAGTTAAATAAAGTAATAAAGAGGGCTGGAAGGCTGGCAATAGTAGGAACGCCATGCATAATAACTGGACTTAGACTCCTTCAAAAGGAAATCCCACTTTACAACAAGGTTAAGCTAGCTGTGTCCCTATTCTGCATGGAAAACTTTAGGTATTCAAGTCTGATGGAGTTTTTGAGAGAAAAGAACATAGATGCCACTAAGGTTAAGAAGTTTGACATAAAGAAGGGCAAGTTCATAGTTGAAATGGTAGATGGCGTATTCGATTGCCCCATTAAAGAACTTGAAGAGCACGTTTCTAATGGATGTAACTACTGCCTAGACTTTGCGGGTGTTGATTCGGATGTTAGCATTGGAAGTGTTGGAAGTCCAGACGGTTATTCAACAGTCTTAATAAGGAGTGAAACCGCTAAGAATATATACGACTACATGATCTCGAAGGGTTACATCGAAGAGTGCGAAGCAAATTTAAAAGCCGTCGAAAAGCTTTGTAGATTTAAAGCTAAGAAGGCATTGAGAAAGGAGGAAGAAGGAGTATGA
- a CDS encoding 4Fe-4S binding protein, which produces MKRSFSKLKGHINAIFEAVKEVVRPSTITVQYPKEIRFYENIRGYIQVEAISCLGCARCARICPANAIIMKNVNGRYYPTIDFGKCIFCHFCIDVCPTGALRNTTVHDLAFNNPYITIGAGGKIKGRDLKVVTYEFEKDLKVKR; this is translated from the coding sequence GTGAAAAGAAGTTTTTCAAAGCTTAAAGGGCATATAAATGCAATATTTGAAGCTGTAAAGGAAGTTGTAAGGCCCAGCACGATAACCGTTCAATATCCTAAGGAGATAAGGTTCTACGAAAATATAAGAGGATACATCCAAGTTGAAGCTATTTCGTGCTTGGGTTGCGCGAGATGTGCGAGGATATGCCCAGCAAATGCAATAATAATGAAGAATGTTAATGGTAGGTATTATCCAACGATAGACTTTGGTAAATGCATATTCTGTCACTTCTGCATAGATGTTTGTCCTACAGGTGCTTTAAGGAACACAACCGTTCACGACCTCGCATTTAATAATCCATATATAACCATAGGTGCAGGAGGGAAGATCAAAGGAAGGGATCTTAAAGTGGTTACATATGAGTTTGAGAAAGATTTGAAGGTGAAAAGATGA
- the nuoH gene encoding NADH-quinone oxidoreductase subunit NuoH encodes MLNVPIVQGLINRIAEIPLLGLIVEREVFAVLIAPGLLALLLYLGITIWFERKIAARIQWRVGPKEVSPHIGGLLQVLADALRYLYQEVIVHRDANKVYFLQLPILSFIPILLALTLVPAGNVYALRSEFGIPCLVALIALIPLFVIAIGWSANNRFAYIGLVRESFMYISYEIPLILSVVAMLMLYKTGDAITIVERQSIPGVFLNPLAFLTFLIATVMASGRLPFDIPEADQEIAFGPYVEYSGIMFGLVMVLAYEKLYLLSLLMVILFFGGWRGFEIAVLGDLSDVIWLMLKALIVMCAIVITRAIYARYRIDQALRIGWGFMMALAIASIAFSGVIAWLL; translated from the coding sequence ATGTTGAATGTTCCAATAGTTCAGGGTTTGATAAACAGAATAGCGGAAATACCGCTGTTAGGTTTAATAGTCGAAAGAGAAGTCTTTGCCGTCCTTATAGCGCCCGGGCTTCTTGCGTTGCTACTCTATTTGGGAATAACAATATGGTTTGAGAGAAAAATTGCAGCAAGGATTCAGTGGAGGGTTGGACCTAAAGAGGTCTCACCGCACATCGGAGGGCTTTTGCAAGTTTTGGCAGATGCGCTGAGATACTTGTATCAGGAGGTAATAGTTCACAGGGATGCCAACAAAGTATACTTCCTTCAACTACCGATTCTTTCGTTCATTCCGATTTTATTGGCTTTAACGCTCGTTCCTGCCGGAAACGTCTACGCTCTTAGGAGCGAATTCGGGATACCTTGTTTGGTAGCTTTAATAGCGTTGATACCACTATTCGTAATAGCTATAGGGTGGAGCGCAAACAACAGATTTGCCTATATCGGTTTGGTAAGGGAATCCTTCATGTATATATCCTACGAAATTCCGCTGATCCTTTCAGTTGTTGCCATGCTCATGCTTTACAAGACTGGAGATGCTATAACGATTGTTGAAAGGCAAAGTATACCCGGTGTATTTCTGAATCCATTAGCATTCCTAACATTTTTAATTGCAACGGTAATGGCAAGCGGAAGGTTGCCTTTCGATATACCTGAAGCTGATCAAGAAATTGCGTTCGGGCCATACGTGGAATACAGCGGTATAATGTTCGGTTTGGTCATGGTTCTAGCCTATGAAAAGCTCTATCTGTTATCCCTACTAATGGTTATCCTGTTCTTTGGAGGTTGGAGGGGATTCGAGATAGCCGTTTTGGGAGATCTTTCAGATGTCATTTGGCTGATGCTAAAGGCTTTGATAGTCATGTGCGCTATCGTAATTACGAGAGCTATATATGCCAGATACAGAATCGATCAAGCGTTGAGGATAGGATGGGGCTTCATGATGGCGCTGGCAATTGCTTCAATAGCTTTCTCGGGGGTGATAGCTTGGTTGTTGTGA